The nucleotide sequence CTCTCACCTCGACAACTTCAAGTCATCCCACTCCTGCATCGACTACCTCTCAACTCTCGGCTTCCACGTCCCATTCGACGGTGCCCTCATCGTCACTCCCCGCCAAATCCGCCCAGACGATCATGACCCGTCCTTCTGCGTCCATCACTCCTTCTGCTACGACTTCGGCACACGCACAAGCTACGACATCTTCGCCCTCGACATGCTCTTTCATCACAGGGACTTCCTCTCGAGTGTCGAAGCCCTCACAGGCCTACGCTTCACACAGTCCCATTCCGCCATCGCAACAAACTGGGCTGAAGAACGCCAAAAGCTTGCCGACGACGTAAAGAAGTGGCACGAATGCCTGCTCACTAACCCCGTCATCCACCGCATTGCGCAGGACAGAGACGAAGGCGCACTCGATTATTTGCTCGACAGAAAAATCACCTTAGACTTCATTAAGAAGGAACAGATAGGCTTCAATCCAGAAACTAAACGCATCATCTTCCCTTACCGCAGAAACGGTCAGATTGTTTACATAGTTGGTAGAGATTTCTCCGGCCGGTGCGAGCTCCCTAAGGATGACCCGCGCAGGCATGATACCCCTAAGTACCAAAAGCTAAAGATTACCGACGCATTAGACCATTGCCCTTGGGGACTTCATACGCTCCATCCTAAGAAGTCGTCGCGGCATACCCCCTCAGATGACTTCTACGAAACCCCATACGCAGATGACCTAAAAGACGACACCCTGATCATCTGCGAGGGCATGGTCGATGTGGCGGTGTTTGCGCAAAACGGCTGGCAGTGCCTTTCTCCTATCGGCGGAACTTTCCGCAACGCCATCATCCCTGAAATCCTTGACATTGCCCGCCTGTTTAAGCGCGTGTTCATCTGCTTCGACAATGACGGCAAAGGCTCAGAGTTCCAGCGCAACTGGGCCCGCCGCCTGTTTGAAGCGCAAATTCCTTTTGTCTGCGGACACACTGCAGAGCAAGGTACTCCTAAGTTCGACGTTGCGGATTATTACCGCGCCGCGTGCAACAACTACAAGACCTCTGGACACAGGGACGAACAGGAGGCCGGTGCGTACGCTCTGCAGGAGCTTGTCCGTCGTGCAGTGCCCGGCATCAGCGAGATATCGCGCTCACTCTACAGCCTGCAGAAAGTAGCAGAATTCCTCGAGCGCAGTGCACGCTACGCCACACGTTATGACCTGCTTGCACTGAAGCACGAGCTCAAACGCCGCACGCGCACATACACAGACCCATCGGGAAACACTCATGAAGTGCCCCTGTTCAGCAAGGAAGACCTGAACTTTATGTTTCAAGGGGCTTTCATGCCACCGCCAGAACAGGACACAGCCGATGAAGTCTGCGCACATCACACGCTGACCTACAGCATTGATGACGCGTTCTACGAGTTCAACGGCAACCACTGGGAGAAAAAGCATGAACAATTCGTTCGCCGTTATGTCTATTCTCTATTGGGCAAGAAAGCTAGCGACGGACGGGTCGGCAAGGTCATCAAAACCCTCAAAACCCGCATTGCTGATGACCGTGCCTTTGACACCGAGCACGTCTTTACGTTCACAAATGGTGTACTCCTCCTTGATGAAGACGACGAGGCGGGCAACAAGGGCCGACTTGTACGTCCATCCCCCGAGTACCGCGCAACAATACACGTGGGGTACAGGTACATCGCGGGAGCGCGAAGCCGTGAGTGGGAACAGTTTATAGATGAAGTCTGCTGTGGTGACGCGGCATTAGTTCGCGAACTGCAGAAGGCGTGCGGGAGTATCCTGATGTCCGACAACTCCTTGCACAAGATGTACTACCTCATCGGGGACGGGCGCAACGGCAAATCTACACTCCTGACGGTGTTGCGCTCAGTCTTCGGTGAGGGTAACGGCTCATCTGTCCGTCCTGACAGGATGGGCGAGGAGTTTGCTCCTATGGCGATGAAGGGCAAGCTCTACAACTTCTGCTTTGAGGGTGGCCGCTACCTCAAGGGCAGTGAAGAGACACTGAAAAGCATAGTGGCCGGAGACCCAATCATGGCGGCTCACAAAGGCGTTGATGCCGTAGAGTTCGTCCCGCGTGCAAAGTTATTCATCGCCGCGAACAACATGTTCAACGCGCGGGACTTGTCGGAGGGGTTCATTCAGCGTTTCGTGTTCTTCCCATTCAACAACGTCTTTGAACACGGAGACCCTGAACTTGCAAAGAAACTCTGCTCTAACTTGGCCGGTATCTTCAACTGGTGCTTGGCCGGGTACAGACTATTAATGAAGGAAGGTTTTATCGAGTGTCCAGCGCAGAAGAGGACAAGGACGCGCTTTGTGGAACATATCGAACCGTTGCGAGTGTTCTTGCGCGAGACCTTTACAGGGAACTTCAATCAACGTCCGCTGGGGGACATGGTTACCTACAGCGAGTATCCCTCCTTAAAACAACTCTACTCATGCTACAAGAACTGGAGCTTGGATGCGGGGTACACCTACACGAACAGGGGGATATTCACGGAACGGTTACGCTTCTTAGCTCCACGCTTAGAGAGAGCCGACGGCCTCGAGGCACTGAGTGTACAGGAGATAGAGGGTCAGGAGTGCCTGATCATCCCGGAGATGGACGAGACGATTTACCACGCAGAGCAGGCGGGCGCGCTCAATACTGCCCATGCTGTGGTAGCCTCACGTCGCATGATAGAGAAGTTCAACCAGACACTGAATGCGGCTGTCGAAGCTCAGGAAGAGGCGGCCAAGACAACGGAGGTGATTAACACAAGGGATGACGTACCGGAATGCTTCATCGTGCAGACGGCACAAAAAGAGGAAGTACAGGACAAAGAAGCAGCGGCTGATGAACGCCCACGCCCGCAGCCGGGTAATGGTGAACAGGGCACGGTTGCCGTTCGCGATAGTCAGCTAGGACTTGGGCTCGAGACGGGCAAGCCCCCAGTGAAGGGCAACGTTCGCGAACTTCCTGCGTATGGCAGTGAAGAGTGGCTAAGGTCGTGGCAAAGCTGAAGCACTTATTCAGGACAGCGAAAAGTCTGCTTTACCGTTTCCCCCTGAACCTGATGCGGCTTCAGGAGCTACAGCAGGCGATAGCACAACAGCGCACACAGCTTGACGTACAAGCACACAGCTACGAGGCACAGACAGCCTCAACGGGCACGCACTCAGACCCCGTAGCACTGCTAGCCCTCAGGGTGATGTCGATGGAGGAACAGCTCCGCCGCATCGAACAGCGCGTAGTCCCGGTGCTCCGTCTCCGCAACCGTCTGAAGAACAGCGGAAGCGAGGACGAACGGGTACGCTTCTACATCATGGAGCTGTACTACTTTGAGGATATAGACATGGTTACGGTCATGCTCCACCTGTACAAACGGAGCATAGGTTACATGAGGCGGCAGAAACGTAAACTGCTAGAACAACTTGTAGAGGAGGTTGAGAAGTTCGGTAATTCACTCTGAGTATGTTTGCGGATACACAAATTTCATTGAGGGTATATTCTATGGACAATGGCGAAAGTGTAGGAAGACACTCCTTCGACAAATGCTATAAAGGTTTCTAGCAAGTAATGCAACACAGACCCTCTCTGAAACCTGTCCTCAGGGAGGGTTATGTGTATCCTGTAGTCATCCCTCTTTAGCGCAGGTACTGGGCAACGGGGGGGCGGATTGCGGGGGCGCGCTAGCGGGACACCCCGATTTTCAGCTAGTTACAGCGAAAAAAAGATTTCGTTGAAGGAGTAGAGAGCCAGATGATAGAGAAGACATGCCCGTTCTGCGGGAGCGACAGAGTGATAGTAACGTCGACAGAGCGGTATCAGCGTTTCTGCGTCAAGTGCATGGACTGCGGGGCACGCGGCCCTGTGAAGTCAAACGACGAGGCGGCGATGTACGCGTTCAACAAGAGGCTGGGGGACGGCTAGCGATGTACTTTAGACGACGCAGGAAGGGAGTACTTCCCCCCGACTGGGTAATGAAGCGCATAAGGTGCTTGCGGTCCCCCCTGTTAAACAAGGCCGAGATAGCCCGCCGCATCGGGAAGTCTAGGGACTGGGTAATTGACATAGTCCACGAGCCTTTCAGAACATCACAGACAACGTACAACCTGATAGCGGAGCTGTTCAAGTGGCCGCAATGGGACGATGATGACAACTAATGAGCAAAGAGACACACGAAGCATACGAGCAGGCCAAGACGGAGCTGGCGTATGCGCAAACGGACAAAATCCGTTTCAAGCTGGCGCAGGAGCAGGGGCAGTACGTCCTGAAAGAGGATGTCGAGAAAGCCCATGCGGAAGAAGTGGTGCGAGTAAGGACAAAGCTTTTGGCCGTGCCCGCAAGATTGACACCGCAAGTTACTGGCTTGACGAACCCCGCGCAAGTATATTTGCTGCTTTCTTCGGTGATTGATGAAGTGCTGAATGAATTAGCCTTGCCGGAGAAGCAGGAAGAACAGGACGAACAGGATGAGCCGGATGACACGGGAGCTGTACCTTCCGCCGCCGACACTTACAG is from Synergistaceae bacterium and encodes:
- a CDS encoding toprim domain-containing protein translates to MFNDNLRSHLDNFKSSHSCIDYLSTLGFHVPFDGALIVTPRQIRPDDHDPSFCVHHSFCYDFGTRTSYDIFALDMLFHHRDFLSSVEALTGLRFTQSHSAIATNWAEERQKLADDVKKWHECLLTNPVIHRIAQDRDEGALDYLLDRKITLDFIKKEQIGFNPETKRIIFPYRRNGQIVYIVGRDFSGRCELPKDDPRRHDTPKYQKLKITDALDHCPWGLHTLHPKKSSRHTPSDDFYETPYADDLKDDTLIICEGMVDVAVFAQNGWQCLSPIGGTFRNAIIPEILDIARLFKRVFICFDNDGKGSEFQRNWARRLFEAQIPFVCGHTAEQGTPKFDVADYYRAACNNYKTSGHRDEQEAGAYALQELVRRAVPGISEISRSLYSLQKVAEFLERSARYATRYDLLALKHELKRRTRTYTDPSGNTHEVPLFSKEDLNFMFQGAFMPPPEQDTADEVCAHHTLTYSIDDAFYEFNGNHWEKKHEQFVRRYVYSLLGKKASDGRVGKVIKTLKTRIADDRAFDTEHVFTFTNGVLLLDEDDEAGNKGRLVRPSPEYRATIHVGYRYIAGARSREWEQFIDEVCCGDAALVRELQKACGSILMSDNSLHKMYYLIGDGRNGKSTLLTVLRSVFGEGNGSSVRPDRMGEEFAPMAMKGKLYNFCFEGGRYLKGSEETLKSIVAGDPIMAAHKGVDAVEFVPRAKLFIAANNMFNARDLSEGFIQRFVFFPFNNVFEHGDPELAKKLCSNLAGIFNWCLAGYRLLMKEGFIECPAQKRTRTRFVEHIEPLRVFLRETFTGNFNQRPLGDMVTYSEYPSLKQLYSCYKNWSLDAGYTYTNRGIFTERLRFLAPRLERADGLEALSVQEIEGQECLIIPEMDETIYHAEQAGALNTAHAVVASRRMIEKFNQTLNAAVEAQEEAAKTTEVINTRDDVPECFIVQTAQKEEVQDKEAAADERPRPQPGNGEQGTVAVRDSQLGLGLETGKPPVKGNVRELPAYGSEEWLRSWQS
- a CDS encoding Lar family restriction alleviation protein, which gives rise to MIEKTCPFCGSDRVIVTSTERYQRFCVKCMDCGARGPVKSNDEAAMYAFNKRLGDG